From a single Rhodococcus qingshengii JCM 15477 genomic region:
- a CDS encoding (Fe-S)-binding protein, with the protein MNALTITLGTIGALLSLVCWYIFLSGALRMFNTVRIGQSAPDRWRPFFPRFKQMIIEFIAHTRMNKFRSVGWAHWLVMVGFLGGFLLWFEAYGQTFNPEFHWPIFGNTWAWHLWDEILGLGTVIGITTLIVIRQLNHPRLPARLSRFGGSNFKAAYVIEGIVLLEGLGMIMVKAGKIATYGHANPWTDFFTMQVAKLLPASPVMISVFAFVKLMTGMIWLAIVGRNITWGVAWHRFSAFFNIYFKREDDGTVALGAAKPMMSKGKVLTMENVDPDTDTLGAGNIEDFSWKGWLDFTTCTECGRCQSQCPAWNTGKPLSPKLLIMSLRDHGYAKAPYLLAGGRKDMGGDEIGLVDSEGNVKEAALAAIPEAARLEADRKLVGETVEGEMAPVIDAETLWSCTNCGACVEQCPVDIEHVDHIIDMRRYQVLIESEFPSELAGLFKNLENKGNPWGQNSKDRLNWINEMDFEIPVFGKDADSFEDYEYLFWVGCAGAYEDRAKKTTKAVAELLATAGVKFMVLGADETCTGDSARRAGNEFLFQQLAMQNIEMLNSVFDGIEQKKRKIVVTCAHCFNALGNEYPEVGGDYEVVHHTQLLNRLVRQKKLIPVASVSEDVTYHDPCFLGRHNKVYDAPRELMEASGSKLVEMPRHGERSMCCGAGGARMWMEENIGKRINVDRVDEALSTNPKKIATGCPFCRVMLTDGVTARQEQGQGEGVEVVDVAQLMLNSVTRLDPAQLGENIKVIPREKAPVAAEAKAETVEQDRVAEVEEAAATPEAKAAPAGKGLAMKGLAKAPGAKAPGAKAPGKGLGMAGGAKAPGAKKAAPAASAEAPADEAAAPAAPVAKPKGLGLAGGAKAPGGKGLQMKGAAKAPGAKAAAAPAAEAPAAEAAAPEAAAPVAKPKGLGLASGAKAPGGKGLQMKGGAKAPGAKAAPASEAPAAAPAEAPAAPAEAPAAEAEAPKAPPAAKAGGLGFKSGAKAPGARKAAPAAAPAPAAEAPAPEAEPVKAEPAEAPAEASAPAEAPAPAAAPPAPKAGGLGFKAGAKAPGRKK; encoded by the coding sequence ATGAATGCCCTGACGATTACGTTGGGCACGATTGGTGCTCTGCTGAGCTTGGTGTGTTGGTACATCTTCCTCTCAGGCGCGCTGAGGATGTTCAACACCGTGCGCATCGGCCAGTCGGCACCCGATCGATGGCGCCCGTTCTTCCCTCGCTTCAAGCAGATGATCATCGAGTTCATCGCGCACACGCGCATGAACAAGTTCCGCAGCGTCGGCTGGGCCCACTGGCTCGTCATGGTCGGCTTCCTCGGTGGGTTCCTGCTGTGGTTCGAGGCCTACGGCCAGACGTTCAACCCCGAGTTCCACTGGCCCATCTTCGGTAACACGTGGGCGTGGCACCTGTGGGACGAGATCCTCGGCCTGGGCACCGTCATCGGTATCACCACGCTGATCGTGATCCGTCAGCTCAACCACCCGCGTCTGCCCGCGCGCCTGTCCCGTTTCGGCGGCTCCAACTTCAAGGCTGCCTACGTCATCGAAGGCATCGTCCTGCTCGAGGGCCTGGGCATGATCATGGTCAAGGCAGGCAAGATCGCGACCTACGGTCACGCCAACCCGTGGACCGACTTCTTCACCATGCAGGTCGCGAAACTGCTTCCCGCCAGCCCCGTCATGATCTCGGTGTTCGCATTCGTGAAGCTGATGACCGGCATGATCTGGCTCGCGATCGTGGGCCGCAACATCACCTGGGGCGTCGCGTGGCACCGCTTCTCGGCGTTCTTCAACATCTACTTCAAGCGTGAAGACGACGGCACCGTCGCGCTCGGCGCGGCAAAGCCCATGATGTCCAAGGGCAAAGTCCTGACGATGGAGAACGTCGACCCCGACACCGACACTCTCGGCGCCGGAAACATCGAAGACTTCTCCTGGAAGGGCTGGCTGGACTTCACCACCTGCACCGAGTGCGGGCGTTGCCAGTCCCAGTGCCCTGCTTGGAACACCGGAAAGCCGCTCTCGCCCAAGCTGCTCATCATGTCGCTGCGTGACCACGGCTACGCCAAGGCCCCGTACCTGCTCGCTGGTGGACGCAAGGACATGGGCGGCGACGAGATCGGTCTCGTCGACAGCGAAGGCAATGTCAAGGAAGCCGCACTCGCAGCCATCCCCGAGGCCGCACGTCTCGAGGCCGACCGCAAGCTCGTCGGTGAAACCGTCGAAGGTGAGATGGCCCCGGTCATCGACGCCGAAACCTTGTGGAGCTGCACCAACTGCGGTGCCTGCGTCGAACAGTGCCCCGTCGACATCGAACACGTCGACCACATCATCGACATGCGTCGCTACCAGGTCCTGATCGAATCGGAGTTCCCCTCCGAGCTCGCCGGCCTGTTCAAGAACCTCGAGAACAAGGGCAACCCCTGGGGTCAGAACTCCAAGGATCGCCTCAACTGGATCAACGAGATGGACTTCGAGATCCCCGTCTTCGGCAAGGACGCCGACAGCTTCGAGGACTACGAGTACCTCTTCTGGGTCGGCTGCGCCGGCGCCTACGAAGACCGTGCCAAGAAGACCACCAAGGCCGTCGCCGAACTCCTCGCCACCGCGGGAGTGAAGTTCATGGTCCTCGGCGCCGACGAAACCTGCACCGGCGACTCCGCACGTCGCGCCGGCAACGAGTTCTTGTTCCAGCAGCTCGCGATGCAGAACATCGAGATGCTCAATTCGGTCTTCGACGGTATCGAGCAGAAGAAGCGCAAGATCGTCGTCACCTGTGCGCACTGCTTCAACGCCCTCGGCAACGAGTACCCGGAGGTGGGCGGCGACTACGAGGTCGTGCACCACACTCAGCTGCTCAACCGTCTGGTGCGCCAGAAGAAGCTGATCCCGGTTGCGTCCGTGAGCGAAGACGTCACCTACCACGACCCGTGCTTCCTCGGACGCCACAACAAGGTTTACGACGCTCCCCGTGAACTCATGGAAGCCTCAGGCTCCAAGCTCGTCGAAATGCCGCGTCACGGCGAACGTTCCATGTGCTGTGGTGCCGGTGGTGCTCGCATGTGGATGGAAGAGAACATCGGCAAGCGCATCAACGTCGACCGCGTCGACGAAGCGCTCTCCACCAACCCCAAGAAGATCGCCACGGGTTGCCCGTTCTGCCGCGTCATGCTCACCGACGGCGTCACTGCCCGCCAGGAGCAAGGCCAGGGCGAAGGCGTCGAGGTCGTCGACGTCGCGCAGCTGATGCTGAACTCCGTCACCCGCCTCGATCCCGCCCAGCTCGGCGAGAACATCAAGGTGATCCCGCGCGAGAAGGCACCGGTCGCTGCTGAGGCAAAGGCTGAGACCGTCGAGCAGGATCGGGTCGCCGAAGTCGAGGAAGCCGCCGCGACTCCGGAAGCCAAGGCTGCACCGGCAGGCAAGGGTCTGGCCATGAAGGGCCTCGCCAAAGCACCAGGTGCAAAAGCTCCCGGTGCCAAGGCACCCGGCAAGGGGCTCGGAATGGCCGGCGGGGCAAAGGCTCCCGGCGCCAAGAAAGCGGCTCCCGCCGCAAGCGCGGAAGCTCCCGCTGACGAAGCTGCTGCACCGGCAGCACCTGTCGCAAAGCCCAAGGGTCTCGGCTTGGCAGGCGGGGCCAAGGCTCCCGGCGGCAAGGGACTGCAGATGAAGGGCGCCGCCAAGGCACCCGGAGCAAAGGCCGCTGCCGCGCCGGCAGCGGAAGCTCCGGCTGCTGAGGCTGCTGCACCCGAAGCTGCTGCACCCGTCGCCAAGCCGAAGGGTCTGGGCCTGGCGTCCGGCGCCAAGGCACCCGGCGGCAAGGGACTGCAGATGAAGGGCGGGGCCAAGGCTCCTGGAGCAAAGGCTGCTCCTGCTTCTGAAGCACCTGCTGCTGCTCCGGCAGAGGCTCCGGCCGCACCGGCAGAGGCTCCGGCCGCCGAGGCGGAAGCCCCGAAGGCTCCGCCTGCCGCCAAGGCCGGCGGACTCGGATTCAAGTCGGGCGCAAAGGCTCCCGGCGCTCGGAAGGCAGCTCCCGCTGCGGCCCCGGCGCCGGCTGCTGAGGCCCCGGCTCCCGAGGCCGAACCTGTGAAGGCAGAACCCGCTGAAGCGCCTGCTGAGGCGTCCGCACCCGCGGAAGCTCCGGCGCCTGCTGCCGCGCCGCCCGCCCCCAAGGCAGGCGGACTCGGATTCAAGGCCGGCGCGAAGGCTCCTGGCCGCAAGAAGTAA
- a CDS encoding S9 family peptidase, translating to MTPSEQIAAPYGSWTSPIGAADLAAGGHPVEGGRYVGDEIWWAELRPTEGGRTSIRRSGLDNQPVDILPAPWNARTRVHEYGGGAWTVTESGKLVFSEFSDQRVYILEGVTPRALTPEPASPAAWRYADLQIVNGEVWAVREAHAEDGAITRDICAIPLDGSGNIRSIVGGSDFLSSPRLSPSGTKIAWIAWNHPQMPWDGTELRVAPLVDGVAQAYSVLIGGLEESVLQPEWITDDELYAISDRSGWWNIYRVGGKISPICPVNADFGGPQWRFGGRWFVELGNGHLLTARTVGTDTLAVLDPASGELRDIATPGVTSIGLMQVRGDRLLLISGGAKLAGALRELDLGTGELTEIRSSVEELPESAYLPEARAVVAHGHGREVHAVAYPPRSPRYKGLDDERPPYVAFVHGGPTAHVAPALNLVYAFFTSRGIGVVDVNYGGSTGYGREYRNRLRGQWGVVDVQDVVTAVNGLAEQGLADPARLAIEGGSAGGWTVLAALTTSDVFACGASYFGVAELDLFVQETHDFESRYVDGLIGPLPESADLYAERAPLNNVDGLNCPVLLLQGLDDPIVPPSQAERFRDALVAKGIPHAYLAYEGESHGFRKQSTIISSRNAELSFYGQVLGFTPPGIPTLELWKPAISS from the coding sequence ATGACCCCCAGCGAGCAGATTGCAGCCCCGTACGGATCGTGGACTTCTCCGATCGGAGCAGCTGATCTGGCTGCAGGTGGGCATCCTGTCGAGGGTGGACGATACGTCGGTGACGAGATCTGGTGGGCTGAACTTCGTCCGACCGAGGGTGGTCGGACCTCGATCCGTCGATCTGGTCTCGACAACCAACCCGTCGACATCCTCCCCGCGCCGTGGAACGCGCGAACCAGGGTTCACGAGTACGGCGGTGGCGCCTGGACGGTCACCGAGTCCGGAAAACTGGTCTTCAGTGAATTCTCCGATCAACGGGTGTACATCCTCGAAGGAGTCACTCCACGGGCTCTGACGCCCGAACCGGCGTCGCCGGCCGCGTGGCGATACGCAGACCTGCAGATCGTGAACGGCGAGGTGTGGGCGGTTCGGGAAGCGCACGCGGAGGACGGGGCGATCACTCGCGATATCTGCGCGATTCCGCTGGACGGTTCCGGCAACATCCGCTCGATCGTCGGCGGCTCGGACTTCCTCTCGTCACCGAGGCTTTCGCCGAGTGGAACCAAGATCGCCTGGATCGCATGGAACCATCCGCAAATGCCCTGGGACGGTACCGAACTGCGGGTAGCTCCACTCGTCGACGGCGTCGCTCAGGCGTATTCCGTGCTGATCGGCGGACTTGAAGAGTCCGTCCTGCAGCCGGAGTGGATCACCGACGACGAACTCTACGCAATCAGCGATCGCAGCGGCTGGTGGAACATCTATCGCGTCGGCGGCAAGATCAGCCCGATTTGCCCGGTGAACGCGGATTTCGGTGGCCCGCAGTGGCGCTTCGGTGGGCGCTGGTTCGTCGAACTCGGCAACGGGCACCTTCTCACCGCACGCACCGTCGGAACCGACACGCTGGCGGTACTCGACCCGGCGTCGGGGGAACTGCGTGACATCGCGACCCCGGGTGTCACCAGCATCGGCCTCATGCAAGTTCGCGGCGATCGGTTACTGCTCATCTCGGGAGGCGCGAAACTGGCGGGCGCGCTACGTGAACTGGACCTCGGTACCGGCGAACTCACCGAAATCCGTTCGTCGGTCGAAGAATTGCCCGAGTCTGCCTACCTTCCGGAAGCGCGAGCCGTCGTGGCTCACGGACACGGGCGAGAAGTTCACGCCGTTGCGTATCCGCCGCGCAGTCCGCGATATAAAGGGCTCGACGATGAACGACCGCCGTATGTCGCGTTTGTTCACGGTGGGCCGACGGCGCACGTCGCACCGGCCCTCAACCTCGTCTACGCCTTCTTCACCAGCCGCGGAATCGGTGTCGTCGATGTGAATTACGGCGGGTCGACCGGTTACGGGCGTGAGTACCGTAATCGATTGCGCGGTCAGTGGGGTGTCGTCGACGTGCAGGACGTCGTCACCGCCGTCAACGGGTTGGCCGAGCAGGGGCTCGCCGATCCGGCCCGCCTTGCCATCGAAGGCGGATCTGCCGGTGGTTGGACCGTTCTGGCCGCACTGACGACGTCCGACGTGTTCGCTTGTGGTGCTTCCTATTTCGGCGTGGCTGAACTGGACCTGTTCGTGCAGGAAACTCACGATTTCGAATCGCGTTACGTCGACGGTTTGATCGGCCCGCTGCCGGAATCTGCCGACCTGTACGCGGAACGTGCTCCACTCAACAACGTCGACGGGTTGAACTGCCCGGTGTTGCTTCTCCAGGGTCTCGACGATCCGATCGTGCCACCCTCGCAGGCGGAGCGATTCCGGGATGCTCTGGTGGCCAAGGGCATTCCGCACGCGTACCTGGCCTACGAGGGTGAATCTCACGGATTCCGCAAGCAGTCGACCATCATCAGCTCACGCAACGCCGAGCTGTCCTTCTACGGGCAGGTGCTCGGATTCACTCCACCCGGCATTCCGACGCTCGAGCTGTGGAAGCCTGCGATCAGTAGCTGA
- a CDS encoding DUF6745 domain-containing protein, with protein MSAAPIRSSASHRATLPENFNLFDEDSLALEKIRDVWLERGLCTRPADRNTAEASVAQLYRRSGLPKPEFVWVPSPSAGSDLIVTEGLSTKMSLDGTGLDCASGYIASMFAASRRRMDARIECRRTGWQMERRQGERLIRASIWESLHTTLFDGVAAAIRTMLTPVAGEVTWYGQQDAHRIAYYDTCHRFGLATFRSEDRELLDVQTALADSTGWWWAFDDVCIMAERPTALHAEPIPGSAQGARRLHHSDSPAIEFVDGTTAFVLHGAIVPEWVVLDPTAERIAHERNVEIRRCAIERIGWDSYIELAGLTLVDQTDDPGNAGCLLQLYASPEGWGRSGRILLAVNGSLERDGHRRRYGLHVPGWFTSALDAAGWTYGITGTDYSRLVRRT; from the coding sequence GTGAGCGCCGCACCGATTCGCTCGTCGGCATCACATCGAGCGACATTGCCCGAGAACTTCAATCTCTTCGATGAAGACAGTCTGGCCCTGGAAAAGATCCGCGACGTGTGGCTCGAACGCGGATTGTGTACTCGTCCTGCTGATCGAAACACCGCAGAAGCCTCTGTCGCGCAACTGTATCGGCGCTCCGGGCTCCCGAAACCGGAGTTCGTCTGGGTCCCGTCGCCGTCTGCTGGTTCGGACCTGATCGTCACCGAAGGACTGTCGACCAAGATGTCATTGGACGGCACCGGCCTCGACTGCGCTTCCGGGTATATCGCGAGCATGTTTGCGGCATCGCGCCGACGCATGGACGCGCGAATCGAATGTCGGAGAACTGGCTGGCAGATGGAACGCCGGCAGGGGGAGCGCTTGATCAGGGCGTCCATTTGGGAATCGTTGCACACCACGCTGTTCGACGGCGTCGCAGCTGCGATACGAACGATGTTGACCCCGGTGGCCGGGGAAGTGACCTGGTACGGGCAGCAGGACGCACATCGAATCGCGTACTACGACACATGTCATCGATTCGGTCTTGCGACTTTCCGCTCGGAAGACCGTGAACTCCTCGACGTGCAGACCGCACTGGCCGACTCGACCGGGTGGTGGTGGGCGTTCGACGACGTGTGCATCATGGCGGAACGACCCACCGCCTTACATGCCGAACCGATTCCGGGCAGCGCGCAGGGAGCACGGCGCTTGCATCATTCTGATTCCCCCGCAATCGAATTCGTAGACGGTACAACGGCGTTCGTTCTACACGGAGCGATCGTTCCAGAGTGGGTAGTGCTCGACCCCACCGCCGAACGCATCGCGCACGAGCGCAACGTCGAGATCCGTCGATGTGCAATCGAGCGGATCGGCTGGGATTCCTACATCGAGCTGGCGGGCCTGACACTGGTCGACCAAACCGACGATCCCGGTAACGCCGGTTGCCTGCTGCAGCTCTACGCGTCGCCGGAGGGCTGGGGTCGAAGTGGACGGATTCTCCTCGCGGTCAACGGTTCTCTCGAACGCGACGGGCATCGGCGTCGATACGGCCTTCACGTACCCGGATGGTTTACCTCCGCGTTGGATGCCGCCGGATGGACTTACGGCATCACCGGTACCGACTATTCCCGTCTCGTTCGTCGAACCTGA
- a CDS encoding S1 family peptidase, translating into MRSSIARRAAVFGSAALLLLGPITAVANAEPNESGVSDQAAHLPVELAEALQHDLALTPDQFVSRSELAQKLAEFAAIARVQFPDSFAGVWLDDLGKGIVALADGRDKDAAREAAEKAGFEVKDVAQSEQALQGQLSALNTWLDSQPAEVADLVRGIAVDVVGNGVALTADPAAGIELPEFLKRTVVHTAAPLLVPPIVADLIPATGSATGDAALGGDAFGATSGNTGLRCSFGFNGTDGSGRTVNISAGHCDPNRAAAGTSNSSQVFPMVNNQTGPRVGYFAKSSFDGRDYSIINIDDNAKYRFENNSVRVPFNRSVNITGTADPVVGAPVCKAGSTTGFSCGVVTGVNRVAKVLDHTLDNGFTTNICVLQGDSGGPIVSGTLAVGITSASNVATSPLCEIAQAETLFGQEAPTQYATPINDILAANPGLKVRDY; encoded by the coding sequence ATGCGAAGCTCCATCGCACGTCGCGCCGCAGTGTTCGGTTCGGCCGCGCTGCTGCTCCTCGGACCGATCACCGCGGTCGCGAACGCAGAACCGAACGAATCCGGGGTATCCGATCAGGCAGCCCATCTGCCCGTCGAACTCGCCGAAGCCCTACAGCACGACTTGGCGCTGACGCCCGACCAGTTCGTCTCGCGTTCCGAACTCGCGCAGAAGCTCGCGGAGTTCGCCGCCATCGCGCGCGTCCAGTTTCCCGACTCTTTTGCCGGAGTGTGGCTCGACGACCTCGGCAAGGGCATCGTCGCTCTCGCCGACGGTCGCGACAAGGATGCTGCCCGCGAGGCCGCCGAGAAGGCCGGTTTCGAGGTCAAGGACGTCGCGCAGAGCGAGCAGGCTCTGCAAGGTCAACTCTCGGCACTCAACACCTGGCTCGATTCGCAGCCTGCCGAGGTCGCAGACCTCGTGCGTGGCATCGCCGTCGACGTCGTCGGCAACGGAGTCGCCCTCACGGCCGATCCTGCCGCCGGCATCGAATTGCCTGAATTCCTGAAGCGGACCGTCGTCCATACCGCTGCTCCGCTACTGGTTCCCCCGATCGTCGCGGACCTCATCCCCGCAACCGGATCCGCAACCGGCGACGCTGCACTGGGCGGAGACGCCTTCGGCGCAACCTCCGGTAACACAGGACTGCGTTGTTCATTCGGCTTCAACGGCACCGACGGTTCAGGACGCACAGTCAACATCAGCGCCGGTCACTGCGATCCCAACCGTGCCGCTGCCGGCACCTCGAACTCCAGCCAGGTCTTCCCGATGGTGAACAACCAGACCGGGCCCCGCGTCGGGTACTTCGCCAAGAGCAGCTTCGACGGGCGCGACTACTCGATCATCAACATCGACGACAACGCGAAGTACCGCTTCGAGAACAACAGCGTGCGGGTCCCGTTCAACCGCTCGGTCAACATCACCGGTACCGCCGATCCTGTCGTGGGCGCCCCGGTCTGCAAGGCAGGATCGACCACAGGCTTCAGCTGCGGCGTCGTCACCGGCGTCAACCGCGTCGCAAAGGTTTTGGATCACACCCTCGACAACGGCTTCACCACCAACATCTGCGTCCTGCAGGGTGACAGCGGTGGCCCGATCGTCTCCGGAACGTTGGCAGTGGGCATCACGAGTGCGTCCAACGTCGCCACCTCTCCCCTGTGCGAGATCGCTCAGGCAGAGACACTGTTCGGGCAAGAAGCCCCGACCCAGTACGCGACGCCGATCAACGACATCCTCGCCGCCAACCCAGGCCTGAAGGTTCGCGACTACTGA
- a CDS encoding glycine zipper family protein yields MFIRKAAAVAAMTIAATGIAAGTSYAAPETSPDVSYTAEVVDQAVVTTIDAGAFRVSGDGTHVDLQNSQGATLVSLPLAFNLGDVQFPFDETVSEDGKTLTLKPNLDPASSKPKPVAAEFTPVASPDEDQKAIEKFQSQLGLATQIGSLTGTIVGAVIGCIVGLPGLVVGCLPGMVTGAGIGGVAGTILAGGGTAVVAGLDLIKVLNAPAGTTLFQ; encoded by the coding sequence ATGTTCATTCGAAAAGCTGCGGCCGTCGCAGCGATGACCATTGCCGCTACGGGCATCGCTGCAGGTACTTCTTACGCAGCTCCGGAGACGTCACCCGACGTTTCGTACACCGCCGAGGTCGTCGACCAGGCCGTTGTCACCACCATCGACGCCGGAGCATTCCGGGTCTCGGGCGACGGAACTCACGTCGACTTGCAGAACAGCCAGGGCGCAACTCTCGTGAGTCTTCCGCTCGCGTTCAACCTCGGCGACGTTCAGTTCCCGTTCGACGAGACCGTCAGTGAGGACGGCAAGACCCTCACCCTCAAGCCGAACCTGGACCCGGCCAGCTCCAAGCCGAAGCCGGTCGCTGCCGAGTTCACCCCGGTTGCTTCGCCTGACGAGGATCAGAAGGCAATCGAGAAGTTCCAGTCACAGCTCGGGCTTGCCACGCAGATCGGTAGCCTCACCGGCACGATCGTCGGGGCGGTCATCGGTTGCATCGTGGGTCTGCCCGGCCTGGTCGTCGGCTGCCTGCCCGGCATGGTCACAGGGGCCGGTATCGGTGGAGTCGCCGGTACCATCCTCGCCGGTGGCGGAACCGCCGTCGTCGCGGGCTTGGACCTGATCAAGGTTCTGAACGCTCCGGCTGGAACAACTCTCTTCCAGTAG
- a CDS encoding S1 family peptidase: MRNSLAIRTAVVGASALLLAAPFTTTASAEPASDTHVEQLGADQLPAELIEAITRDLKISPQEYLDRAAKAQELGAYAQEFKSERPGDYAGSWMGLDGQPVVAVTTTEAARIAADDGYRTHVAPVSADTLEKTLADVNGWIAGLPKEISRAVNSATIDVLNNQVVIDVANSPVGQALNLPTLLENTKIVLSPDGGGSVDPGALGGDTYITSTGPIRETPTENISVCSFGFNAVDDQNNALNISAGHCNPAEGSKSPVYLPNHANVDDSQLIGAFSQSSVGNNAGDLDYSVIKFDQSGIDAGLDRAAVRGANGTTLAITGTARPVIGAPICKSGQTSSFTCGVVAADRVETQLVMADGDSRTVRGFAGTACTLAGDSGGAIVSGTLALGITSGSNSSGAPSCNEANLVLATSGGTSNLGIPVGDILDAADRASGGGVGAGIRVRTAG, translated from the coding sequence ATGCGTAACTCGTTGGCGATCCGCACCGCTGTGGTCGGCGCCTCGGCACTACTGCTCGCAGCTCCATTCACCACGACGGCATCGGCAGAGCCCGCCTCCGACACGCATGTCGAACAGCTCGGGGCAGATCAGCTTCCGGCTGAGCTGATCGAGGCGATCACACGCGATCTGAAGATCTCCCCACAGGAGTATCTGGACCGCGCTGCCAAAGCTCAGGAACTCGGTGCATACGCCCAGGAATTCAAGTCCGAGCGCCCTGGCGACTACGCCGGCTCGTGGATGGGACTCGACGGTCAACCCGTCGTAGCCGTCACCACCACCGAAGCTGCACGCATCGCGGCCGACGACGGTTACCGCACGCACGTCGCCCCCGTCTCCGCCGACACCCTCGAGAAGACGCTGGCCGACGTCAACGGATGGATTGCCGGGCTGCCCAAGGAAATCTCACGCGCAGTCAATTCGGCGACTATCGACGTCCTGAACAACCAGGTCGTCATCGACGTCGCGAACAGCCCCGTCGGGCAGGCGCTCAATCTTCCGACCCTGCTCGAGAACACCAAGATCGTTCTCAGCCCGGACGGTGGCGGATCGGTTGATCCCGGAGCACTCGGCGGCGACACCTACATCACGTCGACAGGCCCCATTCGCGAGACACCGACCGAGAACATCTCGGTCTGCTCGTTCGGGTTCAACGCCGTCGACGATCAGAACAATGCTCTCAATATCAGTGCCGGACACTGCAATCCGGCCGAGGGTTCGAAGTCGCCCGTCTACCTGCCGAATCACGCGAACGTCGACGACAGTCAGTTGATCGGAGCATTCTCACAGTCTTCCGTCGGCAACAACGCCGGCGATCTCGATTACTCGGTCATCAAGTTCGACCAGTCCGGCATCGACGCGGGCCTCGACCGTGCTGCCGTCCGCGGTGCCAACGGGACCACCCTCGCGATCACGGGAACAGCACGTCCCGTGATCGGCGCTCCCATCTGCAAGTCCGGCCAGACGTCGTCCTTCACCTGTGGTGTCGTGGCAGCCGATCGCGTCGAAACTCAACTGGTCATGGCGGACGGTGATTCACGAACCGTTCGCGGATTCGCCGGTACCGCGTGCACCCTCGCCGGGGACAGCGGCGGCGCCATCGTCTCCGGAACCTTGGCTCTGGGCATCACCAGCGGCTCCAACAGCAGCGGAGCACCCAGTTGCAACGAAGCGAACCTGGTACTGGCGACCTCCGGTGGAACCTCGAATCTGGGTATTCCGGTCGGAGACATCCTCGACGCGGCAGATCGCGCTTCCGGTGGCGGTGTCGGTGCCGGAATCCGCGTCCGCACTGCAGGTTGA
- a CDS encoding pyridoxal phosphate-dependent aminotransferase → MSTPEPVRHRQPQRELEQSSKLQNVLYEIRGPVHAHAARLEAEGHRILKLNIGNPAPFGFDAPDVIMRDMIAALPYAQGYSESKGILSARRAIVTRYELVPGFPELDVDDIYLGNGVSELITMTMQALLNNGDEVLIPAPDYPLWTAMTSLSGGTPVHYLCDEANDWNPDIADIESKITDKTKALLVINPNNPTGAVYSMEVLQQLVDLARKHQLLLLADEIYDKILYDDAKHISLATLAPDLLCLTFNGLSKAYRVAGYRSGWVAITGPKDHAAGFLEGLDLLASTRLCPNVPGQHAIQVALGGHQSIEDLILPGGRLLEQRDVAWERLNMIPGVSCVKPRGALYAFPRLDPNVYEIHDDEKLVQDLLLQEKILMVQGTGFNWPNHDHLRIVTLPWARDLAVAIERFGNFLTSYKQ, encoded by the coding sequence GTGAGCACACCAGAACCCGTCCGCCACCGTCAGCCGCAGCGCGAGCTGGAGCAGTCGTCGAAGCTCCAGAACGTCCTGTACGAAATCCGTGGACCGGTACACGCGCATGCCGCCCGGTTGGAGGCGGAAGGACACCGGATCCTCAAGCTCAACATCGGCAACCCGGCACCGTTCGGATTCGACGCCCCCGATGTGATCATGCGGGACATGATCGCCGCCCTGCCCTATGCACAGGGCTATTCGGAGTCGAAGGGCATTCTGTCGGCGCGGCGCGCAATCGTGACGCGTTACGAGCTGGTTCCCGGCTTCCCCGAGCTCGACGTCGACGACATCTACCTCGGCAACGGTGTTTCCGAACTGATCACGATGACCATGCAGGCCCTCCTCAACAACGGCGACGAGGTTCTGATCCCAGCACCGGACTACCCCCTGTGGACTGCGATGACGAGCTTGTCCGGAGGCACGCCCGTCCACTATCTCTGCGACGAGGCCAACGACTGGAATCCCGATATCGCCGATATCGAATCCAAGATCACCGACAAGACCAAGGCTCTCCTCGTCATCAACCCGAACAACCCCACGGGTGCGGTGTACTCGATGGAGGTTCTGCAGCAGTTGGTCGATCTGGCACGCAAGCATCAGCTTCTGCTGCTCGCCGACGAGATCTACGACAAGATCCTCTACGACGACGCCAAGCACATCTCGCTGGCAACACTTGCCCCTGATCTGCTGTGCCTGACGTTCAACGGCCTCTCGAAGGCCTACCGCGTCGCCGGCTACCGCTCCGGCTGGGTGGCGATCACGGGCCCGAAGGATCACGCGGCCGGCTTCCTCGAGGGACTCGATCTCTTGGCGTCGACCCGTCTGTGCCCCAACGTCCCCGGACAGCACGCCATTCAGGTCGCCCTCGGCGGTCACCAGAGCATCGAAGACCTGATCCTGCCCGGCGGCCGCCTGCTCGAGCAGCGCGACGTCGCTTGGGAGCGATTGAACATGATTCCGGGCGTTTCGTGTGTGAAGCCTCGCGGCGCGCTCTACGCGTTCCCTCGTCTGGATCCGAACGTCTACGAGATCCACGACGACGAGAAATTGGTTCAGGACCTGCTTCTCCAGGAGAAGATCCTGATGGTTCAAGGCACCGGGTTCAATTGGCCGAATCACGATCACCTTCGGATCGTCACCCTTCCGTGGGCCCGAGATCTCGCCGTGGCCATCGAGCGATTCGGCAACTTCCTCACCAGTTACAAACAGTAG